TATACAGTTTTTCGTTGTTTGTTGTAATCGCGCCGCCCTCGCCGGTAGTAATAGTTTTTACCGGATGAAAGGAAAAAACGGTCATATCCGAATATTTACAGTTCCCCGCCATTGTTCCATCGGCATATTTTGAGCCAATCGCATGGGCGGCGTCTTCAATAACATAAAGATTGTTTTCATCGGCAAGCTTCTTAATGGCAGACATGTCACAGGTCTGACCGGCAAAATGGACAGGGATTATTACGCTGGTTTTTGAGGATATTCTTTTTTGTATATTTTCCGCTGTTATATTATAGGTTCTGGGATTAATATCGGCAAACACCGGCTTGAGATTGTTGTAGATTAAACAATTTGCCGAGGCTAAAAATGTATTTGGGGAAGTAATCCCTTCCCTGTTTTTTTCTATTTCCAGGGAAGTAACCGCCAGGTGCAGGGCGGCAGTAGCATTAGCCACGGCTACACAATATCTAGAGCCCGTAATTTCACATATTTTCTTTTCAAAATTTTCAACAGCCGGCCCCTGTGTCAAAAAATCACTTTTCAACACACCTATAACAGCCTCGATGTCGTCTTTATCAAGCCATTGTTTACCATAAGGAATAAAATCCATTTGATCATATCTCCCGAATTAACTTTTGCATTTGCGCAATAGTCAGCCATTGCGAATTGTTTCCGCTTTGATATTCAAACCCTGCAGGAGCTTTTTTGCCTTCTTTATGAAGATTTCTTGGCGCCCACCAGCCGAAATCCGGCTGGATAATATAATATTTACCGAACTCTATCGTATTTCTGGCGTCATCGGAAGAAATCATCATCTCATGTATTTTTTCGCCGGGCCTGATGCCGATAATTTTTATCGGCAATTTCGGCGCCATTGCTTTTGCCAGATCAACCACCTTCATTGAGGGAATTTTCCGGACAAAAAGCTCCCCGCCGCACATGGTATCCAAGGCAGTTAAAACCATTTCCACCGCCTCTTCCAGTTTTAACCAGAATCTGGTCATTTTTACATCGGTTATCGGCAGTTCTTTTGCGCCTGAGTCAATCAGTTTTTTAAAAACCGGGATTACCGATCCCCTGCTTCCCGCGACATTTCCATATCTGACCACTGAAAATCGGGTCTTATGAGAACCGACATAGGCATTGCCGGCGATAAAGAGCTTGTCCGAACATAACTTTGTGGCCCCATAAAGATTTATAGGGGAGCAAGCCTTATCGGTACTCAAAGCAATAACTTTTTTCACATTACGGTCAATTGCAACCTCAATAATATTTTGAGCGCCATTAATATTTGTTTTAATAGCTTCAAAGGGGTTGTATTCACATGCCGGGACCTGTTTAAGAGCCGCGGCGTGAATAACGACATCAACTGCCTCAAACGCTCTTAACAATCGCTCTTTATCGCGCACATCCCCGATAAAATACCGAATTCGGTGATCATTAAAAGGCGGCTGATGAGCCATTTCAAATTGTTTAAGTTCATCCCGGCTATAAACCACAATCCGCTTGAAATTGGGATATTTCTTAAGAATTGTTTTAATGAACATTTTCCCGAAAGAACCTGTTCCGCCGGTAACCAATATTGATTTTGCATTAAGCATAATGAATATCCTTACATTTCACCCAACTACCACACACAAGAAACAACTTCTTTTTTAACAGGCTGATTTATACCACTGCACAGTCTTTTTCAGGCCGTCTTCAAACCCGGTAATCGCTTTAAACCCGAATTCCCTCTCTGCACGGGAGGTATCCAGCATACGGCGCGGCTGACCATCGGGCTTTGACACATCCCAAACCAGTTTTCCAGTAAAACCGGTATGTTTGGCTATACGCGCGGTTAAGTCTTTTATCGATATTTCAAATCCGGCACCGATGTTTACTGGTTCCGGGGAATTATATTTCTCGGTAGCCAGCACTATGGCTTCGGCACAGTCCTCCACATATAGGAATTCACGGGTGGCTTTGCCGGTGCCCCAGACGGTTATTTCATTAGCGCCGGATTTTACAGCCTCCACGCACTTCTTAATCAGGGCGGGAATTACATGGGAGGAGCCGGGGTTAAAGTTGTCCCCGGGGCCGTAAAGGTTTACCGGCAGGAGAAAAATGGAGTTGAAGCCATACTGCCGGCGGTAGGCCTGGGACTGGACCAGCAGCATTTTTTTGGCCAGGCCGTAGGGGGCGTTGGTTTCTTCGGGGTAGCCGTTCCAGAGGTCTTCTTCTTTAAATGGGACGGGGGCAAATTTAGGGTAGGCGCAGATGGTGCCTAAGGCCACAAACTTCTCCACGCCGGAAAGCCGGGCCTGCTCCATAAGTTGCACGCCCATCATAAGGTTGTCATAAAAGAACTTGCCGGGGTTTTCCCGGTTGGCGCCTATACCGCCAACCTTGGCGGCCAGGTGGATGACGATGTCGGGTTTGGAATCTTTGAAAGCTGCCTCTATATCGGCTGCTTTTGTGAGATCATAGTAAGTGTTAGCGGTTAGTTGTTTGTTGTTGGTCGCTTGGGGGTGAGATGGGGGATTCGTGGGTTCGTGGGGGATGAAAATGCTCTTACAGCCGCGGGCTTGGAGTTTTTCGGTTACAAAGGCTCCCAGGAAGCCGGCGCCGCCGGTTAACATGATTTTTTTTGTAGACAGGGCCATAAAGATTGCTAGACGGCTAGCGGTTCGACCGTCCAGTTGTAAAATTGATTCACTTCTTTTGCAATTTAGAGAACAGCACTCCGATTTTTTCAGCTATTTTTTCCAGTTTCAGGTCTTTTATTAGCTGGCTGAAATCTAAATAACTCTTTGTCTGCTGGATTTTCTTTTTTGTTTCAGGGTCGGCTGTAAGACTTTGGCAATAGCCTTTAAAAAACACAAACACGACTGTTAAAAAAAGAGCGAGAAAAAAGGCGCGAACAACAATTCCTTGTCTCTGCGGTTTAAAGCGCTTTTCCGGGGCCTCCGCTTTTTCCACTATCTGCACAAGGGCGGCGTCTTTAGATTCGTCGATCTTGGCGGCCTCGAACTGCTTCAGAAATATTTCGTAAAGTGCTTCGTTATAGCGGTAATCGCGCATTTTGCGGACATACTCGGTGCCAAGTACGCTCATTTTACCCACTGTGGGAACGGAGTCATCTCCCAGGCTGGTTTTTGATTCCAGTTTCAGCAACTCTTCTTTTAAAGCGGCTGTTTCGGTTTGAAGCCTCTGCATATCCGGGTTTTCAGGGGTAGCGTAAGCTTTCATAACGCGCAATTCCACTTCTTTGCCCGAAACCTCTGCGCGCATCTTGGCAACTGTTTCTATTACTCCCCTGGCTTCCTCGTCGATTTTTATGGTTCCGGTTCTCTGCTGGAAACTTTTCAAGGATTCCTCGGATTGGATAAGGTTTTCTTTGGCGGTTTTCAGCTGCTCTTCAAAAAACAACCGCCTTTGGGAAGCCTCGGTAACCGCAAGGTTATTATTAAAATGCTGGAGGCCCTCAACGAAAGCATTTGCGATGTCGGCGGCCATTTGGGGATTGCGGTGTTCAAAGCCCAGGGTTATTATTCCGCTTTTTATATCGTTACGCACCGTTAATCCGTTCACAAGAAGCTTCCGCATATTTTCCCGGGATTTAAGCTTGTAAGATTTCATCAAGTCCAGTTTCTCCGTGACGAAATCTGTCACCCCCCGGGTTTTAAGAAGCGCGATATACAGCTCGTTGGTGTTTTTTACTCCGAAAGCAGCCGGGGACATACCAAGCCCGCCCAACTGAGAAGCCATTATGGAGGCCATTGAGGAGTTGCCGCTCTGAGGCGGCAGGACTTTGGTTTCGGAAAGGTATGAAGGGGGGACAAGAAGAGAAAAAACAGCGGCGGCAAAGGTGACGGCGAGGGTGGTTTTAATAATAAATTCTTTGTGTTTAAGGAGAACGATGAGGTAGTTGAATAAGTTGATTTCTATTTCGTCTTCTTGGTGTGGAATTTGATTGTTATCCATAAAGTTGCCTTCAATTGGGTCTGAGGGTCGCAGGGTCTGAGAGTCGAAGAGTCATAGGATTCTTGATGACTGGGAATTATTCAGATACTTGATGAAGTTTTGGGATTGGCGGCTTATTTCATCTGACATTTCATATGTTTTATCAAAAGCAGCCTTGCTTATGTAGTCTAAGTCCAGTGCTACATAGAGTTGGCTTTGAACCTCCGCTATGGAACCGTGCGCGATATGCAGAAAATTAGCAAACGCTTTGTCGCTTCTCCTTGCAAATCCCTCGGCAATATTGGACATTACTGAAATTGCCGCTCTTCGTATCTGGCTCTTAAGGTCAAAGTCCCGTTTAAATCCCTCGTTTTCCGAGGTTACATGATAAATAAGCATAACAAGCTCACGGGACTTCTTCCAAACCAGGATATCCTCGAACCTCTCGATCTTGGTTTCCATTTTGTCGTTAACTTGGCCTTAGGGGCTTGGGGTCGTAGAGTTATTGACGCTTAGACTCTCAGACTCCCCGACTCCTAGACGTCTTACGATATCCTTATTATATAAATTATGGACGGGGATAGTGAAGTGTAACTTTTGATAAAGAGAGGGACAGATGAGAGGAATTAGAATCGGGTTTTAAGGGCGGTGACTATTTCAGGGGCTGATTTTATTTCAGCCAGAGGGATCGGACGCTCCAATCCAATGTATAGGTCATATCAAGTTCCCCCGGGCGGAGGCCTACAACAGTTTTAATGTCGGCCCGGTCTCTTGGCCTGTTGGCAAAAGCTTTCATTATTAGCAGGTCCTCGGAGGAGCAGGCAGACCCGCGCACCTCATGCGCATAGACAACGCCGGAAGTTGTATGCGGCCCCCATTGGGATTTTCCCGCTTCCCCTGGATCCACCCAGTCAGAGAGCATTATATGCGCTTCAAAGTTATTTGGAAAAATATTTTTCGGGTTCAAATTATGAACTCATGCAACTTCTTTATACACGTTTTCATAATTTCTGGTCATTGCGGCTATGGTCCATTCCTGAGTTTTCTGTTTGGCTATTAAAGCACGGGCTTTTGCGGCTTCCGTATTACGCAATGCCTGTAAAATCGTGTCGGCCGTTTGCTGAATGTTGGCCGGGTCCACAAACAGCGCGCAACTTTCATCAAGAATTTCACGGTGCGCGGGGATATCCGAGAGTGTCAGCGGACAACCGCACATCAGGGCTTCCATAACCGCGTTGGGGCATCCCTCATACGCACTGAGCGACACAAAAATCGAAGCTTTCTTCATTAGCGCCCAAACCGCGGCGGCCGGTAAATGACCCGTAAAACAGACATCCGCGTCAAGTCCCAGCTTGTGTCTTAATGCTTCCAATTCGGAACGCTGGGGCCCCTCCCCGCACAAAACACCCAGCACTTCTTGTTTCAGCTTGATGCGGCCCAATGCTTCTAAAAACACTTTCGCATTTTTGAGCGCTACCAGCCTGCCGACATAAAGCGCGATGGGGGCGCGCGGCATGACCAATCCGGGCAGCACGATATAACGCCGACTGTTTGGGCGCTGGATCTTCCAATATTCGTCTCCGCCCCGAGAAACAGATACAATGGCACTCGCGCCAGCTCCTATCCAAACCCTCAAACGGTGTTTCCAGGTCGGAGTAAGATAGGCCAACGGGTGAGTCGGCTCACGAAGTATCCAAGGGATTCCATTCATTCTTGCCGCGATTCCGCCCAGAATATCCATTTGTAAGATCCACGTGTGGATAATGTCCGGCTTGATGTTTCGGATAAGCCGAATCAGTTGCCAGAGTAAATATGGGTCGTAATTGGACCGTGATTTTAGCCGATGACGCA
This Elusimicrobiota bacterium DNA region includes the following protein-coding sequences:
- a CDS encoding GDP-L-fucose synthase, translating into MALSTKKIMLTGGAGFLGAFVTEKLQARGCKSIFIPHEPTNPPSHPQATNNKQLTANTYYDLTKAADIEAAFKDSKPDIVIHLAAKVGGIGANRENPGKFFYDNLMMGVQLMEQARLSGVEKFVALGTICAYPKFAPVPFKEEDLWNGYPEETNAPYGLAKKMLLVQSQAYRRQYGFNSIFLLPVNLYGPGDNFNPGSSHVIPALIKKCVEAVKSGANEITVWGTGKATREFLYVEDCAEAIVLATEKYNSPEPVNIGAGFEISIKDLTARIAKHTGFTGKLVWDVSKPDGQPRRMLDTSRAEREFGFKAITGFEDGLKKTVQWYKSAC
- a CDS encoding Wzz/FepE/Etk N-terminal domain-containing protein, whose protein sequence is MDNNQIPHQEDEIEINLFNYLIVLLKHKEFIIKTTLAVTFAAAVFSLLVPPSYLSETKVLPPQSGNSSMASIMASQLGGLGMSPAAFGVKNTNELYIALLKTRGVTDFVTEKLDLMKSYKLKSRENMRKLLVNGLTVRNDIKSGIITLGFEHRNPQMAADIANAFVEGLQHFNNNLAVTEASQRRLFFEEQLKTAKENLIQSEESLKSFQQRTGTIKIDEEARGVIETVAKMRAEVSGKEVELRVMKAYATPENPDMQRLQTETAALKEELLKLESKTSLGDDSVPTVGKMSVLGTEYVRKMRDYRYNEALYEIFLKQFEAAKIDESKDAALVQIVEKAEAPEKRFKPQRQGIVVRAFFLALFLTVVFVFFKGYCQSLTADPETKKKIQQTKSYLDFSQLIKDLKLEKIAEKIGVLFSKLQKK
- a CDS encoding four helix bundle protein, whose translation is METKIERFEDILVWKKSRELVMLIYHVTSENEGFKRDFDLKSQIRRAAISVMSNIAEGFARRSDKAFANFLHIAHGSIAEVQSQLYVALDLDYISKAAFDKTYEMSDEISRQSQNFIKYLNNSQSSRIL
- the pseC gene encoding UDP-4-amino-4,6-dideoxy-N-acetyl-beta-L-altrosamine transaminase; the protein is MDFIPYGKQWLDKDDIEAVIGVLKSDFLTQGPAVENFEKKICEITGSRYCVAVANATAALHLAVTSLEIEKNREGITSPNTFLASANCLIYNNLKPVFADINPRTYNITAENIQKRISSKTSVIIPVHFAGQTCDMSAIKKLADENNLYVIEDAAHAIGSKYADGTMAGNCKYSDMTVFSFHPVKTITTGEGGAITTNNEKLYKRLLMLRNHGMTKDPALLAQNPGPWYYEMQCLGFNYRVTDMQSALGVSQLNKLDRFVQRRREIANKYNKAFENIDWLLRPYEENPGSSAFHLYVLEIDFEKLGITRKEVMERLQGNGIATQVHYIPVHTQPYYKSNFGYNWGDCPIAENYYQKALSLPLYPRMTDEDVAYVIKNVKNLGIKKTLI
- the pseB gene encoding UDP-N-acetylglucosamine 4,6-dehydratase (inverting), translating into MLNAKSILVTGGTGSFGKMFIKTILKKYPNFKRIVVYSRDELKQFEMAHQPPFNDHRIRYFIGDVRDKERLLRAFEAVDVVIHAAALKQVPACEYNPFEAIKTNINGAQNIIEVAIDRNVKKVIALSTDKACSPINLYGATKLCSDKLFIAGNAYVGSHKTRFSVVRYGNVAGSRGSVIPVFKKLIDSGAKELPITDVKMTRFWLKLEEAVEMVLTALDTMCGGELFVRKIPSMKVVDLAKAMAPKLPIKIIGIRPGEKIHEMMISSDDARNTIEFGKYYIIQPDFGWWAPRNLHKEGKKAPAGFEYQSGNNSQWLTIAQMQKLIREI
- a CDS encoding glycosyltransferase, with the translated sequence MRILHFIPCLSGGGAERQLSYLVPELARMGHEVHIAYSTGGPCEPELPGVVRHRLKSRSNYDPYLLWQLIRLIRNIKPDIIHTWILQMDILGGIAARMNGIPWILREPTHPLAYLTPTWKHRLRVWIGAGASAIVSVSRGGDEYWKIQRPNSRRYIVLPGLVMPRAPIALYVGRLVALKNAKVFLEALGRIKLKQEVLGVLCGEGPQRSELEALRHKLGLDADVCFTGHLPAAAVWALMKKASIFVSLSAYEGCPNAVMEALMCGCPLTLSDIPAHREILDESCALFVDPANIQQTADTILQALRNTEAAKARALIAKQKTQEWTIAAMTRNYENVYKEVA